The DNA segment TGATCTTCGAGTCCATCAAGGGCTACCGCGACGCGGCTGTCCGCGGCCAGATCCACCAGAACGTCTCCGCCGCCGCCGATCGCCTCACCAGGTCGCTGTGGAGCATCAACCGCGACACCTCCGCCTCGGTCGTCGCCCCCGCGATTTCATCGGTCGCCCCGTCGGCAATGACCTTCAACTCCAACTGGAGCCTTTCGCTCTCCGGCGGCCAGTTGCTCCTCAGCGAGAACGGCCAGACCGCAACCCCGCTGGTCCACAATGTCTCCGCGTTCTCCATCCAGTGCTACGACGAGTCCAACAACGCCCTAGGCGCCACGCTCAGCGGCGCGGCCACGCAGGGCATCCGCCGGATCCAGATGCAG comes from the Phycisphaeraceae bacterium genome and includes:
- a CDS encoding prepilin-type N-terminal cleavage/methylation domain-containing protein gives rise to the protein MNRPARNRRTHPRAARRRAGYTLVEAIVAIVIVALLGSVASTMIFESIKGYRDAAVRGQIHQNVSAAADRLTRSLWSINRDTSASVVAPAISSVAPSAMTFNSNWSLSLSGGQLLLSENGQTATPLVHNVSAFSIQCYDESNNALGATLSGAATQGIRRIQMQITVTEHGLSETIRMKVYLRSTMKGAAIG